A region from the Panicum hallii strain FIL2 chromosome 1, PHallii_v3.1, whole genome shotgun sequence genome encodes:
- the LOC112893416 gene encoding protein PHYLLO, chloroplastic isoform X5, with protein MKYDKESSSIEEKLGSYYLFIPQVELSEFDSCSILSSTMIWDDSVSHTFEDAVSLFESCFDQIQNSYDPLDSICHKGLVPSYISGDAHLSETGNPQLVYLDTELLATIEAKGIPLTLDKFLSSDQSFVRFSPEFLFCSNMELCLQQNETESFIKHCSNINLAWASLLVEECVRLGFTYFCIAPGSRSSPLALSATCHPLTTCISCYDERSLGFHALGYGRGSRKPAVVITSSGTAVSNLLPSVVEASQDFVPIILLTADRPPELHDAGANQAINQVNHFGTFVRYFFNLPPPSDQIHARMVLTTLDSAAYYAMQVPQGPVHLNCAFREPLDYTDRDWNLDCLRGLDKWFTNSEPYTRYLIMKTVSAFGNYSCSVMELLQIIEKAEQGLLLVGALHTDDDMWAVALLAKHLSWPIATDILSGLRLRKVVNLFPLFDKSILFIDHIDQILLSDSAKNWISPDVIVQIGSRITSKRVGMFLETCSPSSYILIDRHPCRHDPSHVVTHRIQASVVEFAASLCGRTFQRKTSRWTDILMVANSVVAQEIMFQIHSKWSLTEPYVAHVIGESLYGDAIMFVGNSMVVRDLDMFGKGWTNYTSNGNSLMMHHFPEFVGTLVAGNRGASGIDGLLSTAIGFAVGSNKHVFCVVGDISFLHDTNGLALLNQRARRKPMTIIVVNNHGGAIFSLLPIAKNTSPQILKKFFYTMHDISISNLCAAHRVKHLRVQTKAELHDALVKSKAEQIDCVVEVDNSIDSNADFHRIMSEFSAYSTTRYLDYLLGDPCSKSELDAMPVYTIHGAEYMLYRIQLSAPRTSGLSDGRFSHEGFILKLCMDDNIAGFGEVAPIEIHEEDLLDVEEQLRFLFHRMKDSELDVIPLLRGSFSNWIWTSLGIPPSSIFPSVKCGLEMAILNLLASQRKCGLSKFLAGSDPLVRDQNSYAGIEICALVDCNGTPMEVALAVAKLVAEGFTTVKLKVGRRESPIEDAAVLHKIREVVGYKINIRVDANQKWTYEQAVEFGSRAKSLQLEYIEEPVSSLNDLIKFCGKSGLPVALDETIDNLKGDVIPKLHQFVHPGIVALVIKPSVVGGFEKAAHIAKWAQMHDKMAVISSAYESSVGLASYIQLAHYVDQQNSVVSRIKNKDTCGVVAHGLGTYQWLREDVSEQKLNIHATPLGDGIRASVEDARGYLHHLNINNNKIERTYNDEKLRSYSVQVDVDDCSYLVKLQEAGDHINEKVVLLLHGFLGTSDDWVPMMKALSPSARVIAVDLPGHGESQVLQHHVENSEKFPITVQSLADLLLKLISQITDGEVVVVGYSMGARIALHMALNQVHSVTFSIFIFSVHFFLMLILSWLCQSPRQIRGAVIISGSPGLRDEESRRRRIAIDKSRAKFLMSCGLECFLETWYSARMWTSLREHPKFNSLVRTRNKHKDIKALAKVLADSSVGRQRSLWEDLKHLKRPLLIVAGEKDTKFKGISQRMCSEITQHGERGSDGRDGDELCEMIVIPDAGHAVHVENPLPLVRAVRKFLQKLH; from the exons ATGAAATATGACAAGGAATCGTCATCCATAGAGGAGAAACTTGGCTCATATTACCTCTTCATCCCTCAG GTTGAGCTGAGCGAGTTTGATAGTTGTTCCATTTTATCATCAACTATGATTTGGGATGATTCTGTTTCTCACACATTTGAGGATGCAGTTTCTTTGTTTGAATCTTGCTTTGATCAG ATACAAAATAGCTATGATCCTTTGGATAGCATTTGTCACAAAGGTTTGGTACCAAGTTACATTTCTGGAGATGCACATTTGTCAGAGACTGGGAATCCTCAGTTG GTGTATTTGGATACAGAACTGCTCGCCACAATAGAAGCAAAAGGTATCCCCTTAACCTTG GACAAGTTTTTGTCTTCTGATCAGTCATTTGTTAGATTTTCACCAGAGTTCCTCTTTTGTTCAAACATG GAGTTATGCTTGCAACAAAATGAGACAGAATCTTTCATCAAGCACTGCTCTAACATAAATTTGGCATGGGCATCCCTTCTAGTTGAAGAATGTGTTAGACTTGGTTTCACG TACTTCTGTATAGCTCCAGGGTCGAGATCATCCCCCCTTGCACTTTCTGCTACATGCCATCCTTTGACAACATGCATATCATGTTACGATGAACGGTCACTTGGATTTCATGCTCTTGGCTATGGGAGAGGTTCTAGGAAGCCAGCAGTAGTAATCACATCGTCAGGAACCGCTGTATCAAATCTTCTTCCTTCA GTGGTTGAGGCAAGTCAAGATTTCGTACCAATTATATTACTCACAGCTGATCGTCCTCCTGAGTTGCATGATGCTGGAGCTAACCAAGCCATCAATCAG GTCAATCATTTTGGTACCTTTGTAAGATATTTTTTTAATCTCCCTCCGCCCAGTGACCAAATTCATGCAAGAATGGTTCTCACAACACTTGACTCAGCAGCCTACTATGCAATGCAAGTTCCACAAGGCCCAGTGCATTTAAATTGTGCTTTTAGAGAACCTCTAGATTACACTGATCGAGATTGGAATCTTGACTGTTTGAGAGGTTTGGATAAGTGGTTTACAAATAGTGAGCCGTATACCAGATACCTAATAATGAAAACGGTTTCTGCATTCGGTAATTATTCTTGCTCAGTAATGGAGCTTCTGCAGATCATAGAGAAGGCAGAACAAGGGCTTCTATTAGTTGGTGCTCTACATACAGATGATGACATGTGGGCCGTGGCTTTGCTAGCTAAGCACCTCTCCTGGCCAATTGCTACTGATATTCTGTCTGGACTAAGATTGCGGAAAGTAGTAAATTTGTTCCCACTGTTTGATAAGAGCATTTTGTTTATAGACCACATTGATCAAATTCTATTGTCTGATTCTGCTAAAAACTGGATAAGCCCAGATGTCATTGTTCAG ATTGGTAGTCGTATTACTAGCAAACGAGTGGGAATGTTTCTCGAGACTTGCTCCCCATCTTCCTACATCTTGATTGATAGGCATCCATGCCGTCATGATCCATCACATGTTGTCACTCACAGAATACAAGCTAGTGTAGTGGAATTTGCTGCTAGTTTGTGCGGGCGTACTTTTCAAAGGAAGACAAGCAGATGGACAGATATTTTGATGGTTGCTAATTCAGTG GTTGCTCAGGAGATAATGTTTCAGATACATTCGAAATGGTCACTTACAGAACCATATGTTGCTCATGTAATTGGGGAGTCACTTTATGGTGATGCTATCATGTTTGTTGGGAACAGCATGGTCGTCCGAGACTTAGACATGTTTGGCAAGGGCTGGACTAATTACACTTCAAATGGAAATAGCCTGATGATGCATCATTTTCCGGAGTTTGTTGGCACATTAGTGGCTGGGAACAGAGGAGCAAGTGGCATTGATGGTTTGCTCAGCACAGCAATCGGATTTGCTGTTGGATCAAACAAGCAT GTATTCTGCGTGGTTGGTGACATATCTTTTCTTCATGACACAAATGGATTGGCACTTCTCAACCAAAG GGCACGGAGGAAACCTATGACGATAATTGTTGTGAACAATCATGGCGGTGCGATCTTCAGCCTTCTACCAATTGCGAAAAATACTTCACCACAAATTTTGAAGAAATTCTTCTACACAATGCATGACATATCAATTTCCAACCTCTGCGCTGCACACAG GGTAAAGCATCTTCGAGTTCAAACAAAAGCAGAGCTTCATGATGCCTTGGTGAAATCTAAAGCGGAACAGATTGATTGTGTGGTAGAAGTAGACAATAGCATTGATAGCAATGCAGACTTTCATAG AATTATGAGCGAGTTCTCTGCATATTCTACAACTCGGTATCTGGATTATCTTCTGGGAGATCCATGTTCTAAGAGTGAGTTAGATGCCATGCCTGTTTATACAATTCATGGAGCGGAATACATGCTGTACAG GATCCAGCTTTCTGCACCACGTACTTCTGGGCTATCTGATGGCAGATTCTCTCATGAAGGGTTTATTCTGAAGCTTTGTATGGATGATAACATTGCAGGATTTGGTGAG GTTGCACCAATTGAAATTCATGAGGAGGATCTGTTGGATGTCGAAGAGCAACTTAGATTTCTTTTCCACAGGATGAAAGATTCTGAGCTAGATGTTATTCCTTTGCTGAGAGGGTCCTTTTCCAATTGGATATGGACAAGCCTAGGGATTCCT CCTTCTTCGATATTCCCAAGTGTTAAATGCGGATTGGAGATGGCCATTCTTAATTTACTTGCGTCACAACGGAAATGTGGATTGTCCAAATTTCTCGCTGGTTCCGACCCCTTAGTACGAGATCAGAACAGCTATGCCGGTATAGAGATCTGTGCACTAGTAGACTGCAATGGTACTCCAATGGAAGTAGCACTTGCTGTCGCCAAACTGGTTGCTGAAGGTTTTACCACAGTTAAACTGAAG GTTGGGCGTCGTGAAAGCCCTATTGAGGATGCAGCTGTTCTTCATAAAATAAGAGAAGTTGTAGGATACAAGATCAATATCCGTGTTGATGCAAATCAGAAATGGACATATGAACAGGCAGTTGAATTTGGATCTAGGGCTAAAAGCCTTCAATTGGAATACATTGAG GAACCAGTGAGCTCTTTAAATGATCTCATCAAGTTCTGTGGCAAGAGTGGCTTGCCTGTCGCACTAGATGAGACAATTGACAACCTTAAGGGGGATGTAATTCCTAAGCTTCATCAGTTTGTGCATCCAGGAATAGTTGCTCTT GTTATTAAACCCAGTGTTGTTGGAGGTTTTGAGAAGGCAGCTCACATAGCAAAATGGGCTCAGATGCACGATAAGATGGCTGTCATCAGTAGTGCGTATGAGAGTTCTGTAGGTTTGGCATCCTATATACAGTTAGCACATTATGTTGACCAACAAAACTCCGTAGTCTCCAGAATAAAGAACAAAGATACATGTGGGGTTGTCGCACATGGACTTGGAACATATCAATGGTTAAGGGAAGATGTATCAGAGCAGAAGTTAAATATCCATGCAACCCCACTTGGTGACGGGATCCGAGCTTCAGTAGAAGATGCCCGTGGTTATCTTCACCACTTAAACATTAACAACAATAAGATAGAAAGGACATATAATGATGAAAAACTGAGGTCATATTCTGTCCAAGTTGATGTGGACGATTGTTCTTATCTAGTCAAACTTCAAGAGGCTGGTGATCATATAAAT GAAAAGGTTGTTCTTTTACTTCATGGATTTCTTGGTACGAGTGACGATTGGGTTCCTATGATGAAAGCTCTCTCCCCCAGTGCACGGGTCATTGCAGTTGATCTTCCTGGTCATGGCGAGTCACAAGTGCTGCAGCATCATGttgaaaattcagaaaaatttcCTATTACAGTGCAATCTCTTGCAGATTTGTTGCTGAAGTTGATATCACAAATAACTGATGgtgaggtggtggtggttggcTATTCAATGGGTGCTAGGATTGCACTCCACATGGCGCTAAATCAAGTTCACTCGGTAACTTTCTCAATATTTATCTTTTCTGTGCACTTCTTTCTTATGCTGATTCTGAGCTGGTTATGCCAGAGTCCAAGACAGATTCGTGGAGCTGTGATCATATCAGGAAGTCCTGGATTGAGAGATGAAGAGAGTAGGAGACGTCGTATTGCTATTGATAAATCAAGAGCTAAGTTCCTGATGTCTTGTGGGCTCGAATGTTTTCTTGAAACATGGTACTCTGCAAGAATGTGGACCAG TCTACGAGAGCATCCAAAGTTCAATTCTCTAGTGAGGACACGCAATAAACACAAGGATATTAAAGCTCTAGCTAAGGTTCTTGCAGACTCAAGCGTAGGGAGACAAAG GTCCCTGTGGGAAGACTTGAAACACTTGAAGAGGCCTCTACTCATCGTTGCAGGTGAAAAGGACACAAAATTCAAAGGCATCTCACAGAGAATGTGCAGCGAGATAACACAGCACGGCGAACGCGGATCTGATGGTCGTGATGGAGACGAGCTCTGTGAGATGATCGTTATCCCAGATGCCGGGCACGCTGTGCATGTTGAGAACCCTCTTCCTTTGGTAAGGGCCGTGCGGAAGTTCTTACAAAAGCTGCACTGA
- the LOC112893416 gene encoding protein PHYLLO, chloroplastic isoform X6 yields MIWDDSVSHTFEDAVSLFESCFDQIQNSYDPLDSICHKGLVPSYISGDAHLSETGNPQLVYLDTELLATIEAKGIPLTLDKFLSSDQSFVRFSPEFLFCSNMELCLQQNETESFIKHCSNINLAWASLLVEECVRLGFTYFCIAPGSRSSPLALSATCHPLTTCISCYDERSLGFHALGYGRGSRKPAVVITSSGTAVSNLLPSVVEASQDFVPIILLTADRPPELHDAGANQAINQVNHFGTFVRYFFNLPPPSDQIHARMVLTTLDSAAYYAMQVPQGPVHLNCAFREPLDYTDRDWNLDCLRGLDKWFTNSEPYTRYLIMKTVSAFGNYSCSVMELLQIIEKAEQGLLLVGALHTDDDMWAVALLAKHLSWPIATDILSGLRLRKVVNLFPLFDKSILFIDHIDQILLSDSAKNWISPDVIVQIGSRITSKRVGMFLETCSPSSYILIDRHPCRHDPSHVVTHRIQASVVEFAASLCGRTFQRKTSRWTDILMVANSVVAQEIMFQIHSKWSLTEPYVAHVIGESLYGDAIMFVGNSMVVRDLDMFGKGWTNYTSNGNSLMMHHFPEFVGTLVAGNRGASGIDGLLSTAIGFAVGSNKHVFCVVGDISFLHDTNGLALLNQRARRKPMTIIVVNNHGGAIFSLLPIAKNTSPQILKKFFYTMHDISISNLCAAHRVKHLRVQTKAELHDALVKSKAEQIDCVVEVDNSIDSNADFHRIMSEFSAYSTTRYLDYLLGDPCSKSELDAMPVYTIHGAEYMLYRIQLSAPRTSGLSDGRFSHEGFILKLCMDDNIAGFGEVAPIEIHEEDLLDVEEQLRFLFHRMKDSELDVIPLLRGSFSNWIWTSLGIPPSSIFPSVKCGLEMAILNLLASQRKCGLSKFLAGSDPLVRDQNSYAGIEICALVDCNGTPMEVALAVAKLVAEGFTTVKLKVGRRESPIEDAAVLHKIREVVGYKINIRVDANQKWTYEQAVEFGSRAKSLQLEYIEEPVSSLNDLIKFCGKSGLPVALDETIDNLKGDVIPKLHQFVHPGIVALVIKPSVVGGFEKAAHIAKWAQMHDKMAVISSAYESSVGLASYIQLAHYVDQQNSVVSRIKNKDTCGVVAHGLGTYQWLREDVSEQKLNIHATPLGDGIRASVEDARGYLHHLNINNNKIERTYNDEKLRSYSVQVDVDDCSYLVKLQEAGDHINEKVVLLLHGFLGTSDDWVPMMKALSPSARVIAVDLPGHGESQVLQHHVENSEKFPITVQSLADLLLKLISQITDGEVVVVGYSMGARIALHMALNQVHSVTFSIFIFSVHFFLMLILSWLCQSPRQIRGAVIISGSPGLRDEESRRRRIAIDKSRAKFLMSCGLECFLETWYSARMWTSLREHPKFNSLVRTRNKHKDIKALAKVLADSSVGRQRSLWEDLKHLKRPLLIVAGEKDTKFKGISQRMCSEITQHGERGSDGRDGDELCEMIVIPDAGHAVHVENPLPLVRAVRKFLQKLH; encoded by the exons ATGATTTGGGATGATTCTGTTTCTCACACATTTGAGGATGCAGTTTCTTTGTTTGAATCTTGCTTTGATCAG ATACAAAATAGCTATGATCCTTTGGATAGCATTTGTCACAAAGGTTTGGTACCAAGTTACATTTCTGGAGATGCACATTTGTCAGAGACTGGGAATCCTCAGTTG GTGTATTTGGATACAGAACTGCTCGCCACAATAGAAGCAAAAGGTATCCCCTTAACCTTG GACAAGTTTTTGTCTTCTGATCAGTCATTTGTTAGATTTTCACCAGAGTTCCTCTTTTGTTCAAACATG GAGTTATGCTTGCAACAAAATGAGACAGAATCTTTCATCAAGCACTGCTCTAACATAAATTTGGCATGGGCATCCCTTCTAGTTGAAGAATGTGTTAGACTTGGTTTCACG TACTTCTGTATAGCTCCAGGGTCGAGATCATCCCCCCTTGCACTTTCTGCTACATGCCATCCTTTGACAACATGCATATCATGTTACGATGAACGGTCACTTGGATTTCATGCTCTTGGCTATGGGAGAGGTTCTAGGAAGCCAGCAGTAGTAATCACATCGTCAGGAACCGCTGTATCAAATCTTCTTCCTTCA GTGGTTGAGGCAAGTCAAGATTTCGTACCAATTATATTACTCACAGCTGATCGTCCTCCTGAGTTGCATGATGCTGGAGCTAACCAAGCCATCAATCAG GTCAATCATTTTGGTACCTTTGTAAGATATTTTTTTAATCTCCCTCCGCCCAGTGACCAAATTCATGCAAGAATGGTTCTCACAACACTTGACTCAGCAGCCTACTATGCAATGCAAGTTCCACAAGGCCCAGTGCATTTAAATTGTGCTTTTAGAGAACCTCTAGATTACACTGATCGAGATTGGAATCTTGACTGTTTGAGAGGTTTGGATAAGTGGTTTACAAATAGTGAGCCGTATACCAGATACCTAATAATGAAAACGGTTTCTGCATTCGGTAATTATTCTTGCTCAGTAATGGAGCTTCTGCAGATCATAGAGAAGGCAGAACAAGGGCTTCTATTAGTTGGTGCTCTACATACAGATGATGACATGTGGGCCGTGGCTTTGCTAGCTAAGCACCTCTCCTGGCCAATTGCTACTGATATTCTGTCTGGACTAAGATTGCGGAAAGTAGTAAATTTGTTCCCACTGTTTGATAAGAGCATTTTGTTTATAGACCACATTGATCAAATTCTATTGTCTGATTCTGCTAAAAACTGGATAAGCCCAGATGTCATTGTTCAG ATTGGTAGTCGTATTACTAGCAAACGAGTGGGAATGTTTCTCGAGACTTGCTCCCCATCTTCCTACATCTTGATTGATAGGCATCCATGCCGTCATGATCCATCACATGTTGTCACTCACAGAATACAAGCTAGTGTAGTGGAATTTGCTGCTAGTTTGTGCGGGCGTACTTTTCAAAGGAAGACAAGCAGATGGACAGATATTTTGATGGTTGCTAATTCAGTG GTTGCTCAGGAGATAATGTTTCAGATACATTCGAAATGGTCACTTACAGAACCATATGTTGCTCATGTAATTGGGGAGTCACTTTATGGTGATGCTATCATGTTTGTTGGGAACAGCATGGTCGTCCGAGACTTAGACATGTTTGGCAAGGGCTGGACTAATTACACTTCAAATGGAAATAGCCTGATGATGCATCATTTTCCGGAGTTTGTTGGCACATTAGTGGCTGGGAACAGAGGAGCAAGTGGCATTGATGGTTTGCTCAGCACAGCAATCGGATTTGCTGTTGGATCAAACAAGCAT GTATTCTGCGTGGTTGGTGACATATCTTTTCTTCATGACACAAATGGATTGGCACTTCTCAACCAAAG GGCACGGAGGAAACCTATGACGATAATTGTTGTGAACAATCATGGCGGTGCGATCTTCAGCCTTCTACCAATTGCGAAAAATACTTCACCACAAATTTTGAAGAAATTCTTCTACACAATGCATGACATATCAATTTCCAACCTCTGCGCTGCACACAG GGTAAAGCATCTTCGAGTTCAAACAAAAGCAGAGCTTCATGATGCCTTGGTGAAATCTAAAGCGGAACAGATTGATTGTGTGGTAGAAGTAGACAATAGCATTGATAGCAATGCAGACTTTCATAG AATTATGAGCGAGTTCTCTGCATATTCTACAACTCGGTATCTGGATTATCTTCTGGGAGATCCATGTTCTAAGAGTGAGTTAGATGCCATGCCTGTTTATACAATTCATGGAGCGGAATACATGCTGTACAG GATCCAGCTTTCTGCACCACGTACTTCTGGGCTATCTGATGGCAGATTCTCTCATGAAGGGTTTATTCTGAAGCTTTGTATGGATGATAACATTGCAGGATTTGGTGAG GTTGCACCAATTGAAATTCATGAGGAGGATCTGTTGGATGTCGAAGAGCAACTTAGATTTCTTTTCCACAGGATGAAAGATTCTGAGCTAGATGTTATTCCTTTGCTGAGAGGGTCCTTTTCCAATTGGATATGGACAAGCCTAGGGATTCCT CCTTCTTCGATATTCCCAAGTGTTAAATGCGGATTGGAGATGGCCATTCTTAATTTACTTGCGTCACAACGGAAATGTGGATTGTCCAAATTTCTCGCTGGTTCCGACCCCTTAGTACGAGATCAGAACAGCTATGCCGGTATAGAGATCTGTGCACTAGTAGACTGCAATGGTACTCCAATGGAAGTAGCACTTGCTGTCGCCAAACTGGTTGCTGAAGGTTTTACCACAGTTAAACTGAAG GTTGGGCGTCGTGAAAGCCCTATTGAGGATGCAGCTGTTCTTCATAAAATAAGAGAAGTTGTAGGATACAAGATCAATATCCGTGTTGATGCAAATCAGAAATGGACATATGAACAGGCAGTTGAATTTGGATCTAGGGCTAAAAGCCTTCAATTGGAATACATTGAG GAACCAGTGAGCTCTTTAAATGATCTCATCAAGTTCTGTGGCAAGAGTGGCTTGCCTGTCGCACTAGATGAGACAATTGACAACCTTAAGGGGGATGTAATTCCTAAGCTTCATCAGTTTGTGCATCCAGGAATAGTTGCTCTT GTTATTAAACCCAGTGTTGTTGGAGGTTTTGAGAAGGCAGCTCACATAGCAAAATGGGCTCAGATGCACGATAAGATGGCTGTCATCAGTAGTGCGTATGAGAGTTCTGTAGGTTTGGCATCCTATATACAGTTAGCACATTATGTTGACCAACAAAACTCCGTAGTCTCCAGAATAAAGAACAAAGATACATGTGGGGTTGTCGCACATGGACTTGGAACATATCAATGGTTAAGGGAAGATGTATCAGAGCAGAAGTTAAATATCCATGCAACCCCACTTGGTGACGGGATCCGAGCTTCAGTAGAAGATGCCCGTGGTTATCTTCACCACTTAAACATTAACAACAATAAGATAGAAAGGACATATAATGATGAAAAACTGAGGTCATATTCTGTCCAAGTTGATGTGGACGATTGTTCTTATCTAGTCAAACTTCAAGAGGCTGGTGATCATATAAAT GAAAAGGTTGTTCTTTTACTTCATGGATTTCTTGGTACGAGTGACGATTGGGTTCCTATGATGAAAGCTCTCTCCCCCAGTGCACGGGTCATTGCAGTTGATCTTCCTGGTCATGGCGAGTCACAAGTGCTGCAGCATCATGttgaaaattcagaaaaatttcCTATTACAGTGCAATCTCTTGCAGATTTGTTGCTGAAGTTGATATCACAAATAACTGATGgtgaggtggtggtggttggcTATTCAATGGGTGCTAGGATTGCACTCCACATGGCGCTAAATCAAGTTCACTCGGTAACTTTCTCAATATTTATCTTTTCTGTGCACTTCTTTCTTATGCTGATTCTGAGCTGGTTATGCCAGAGTCCAAGACAGATTCGTGGAGCTGTGATCATATCAGGAAGTCCTGGATTGAGAGATGAAGAGAGTAGGAGACGTCGTATTGCTATTGATAAATCAAGAGCTAAGTTCCTGATGTCTTGTGGGCTCGAATGTTTTCTTGAAACATGGTACTCTGCAAGAATGTGGACCAG TCTACGAGAGCATCCAAAGTTCAATTCTCTAGTGAGGACACGCAATAAACACAAGGATATTAAAGCTCTAGCTAAGGTTCTTGCAGACTCAAGCGTAGGGAGACAAAG GTCCCTGTGGGAAGACTTGAAACACTTGAAGAGGCCTCTACTCATCGTTGCAGGTGAAAAGGACACAAAATTCAAAGGCATCTCACAGAGAATGTGCAGCGAGATAACACAGCACGGCGAACGCGGATCTGATGGTCGTGATGGAGACGAGCTCTGTGAGATGATCGTTATCCCAGATGCCGGGCACGCTGTGCATGTTGAGAACCCTCTTCCTTTGGTAAGGGCCGTGCGGAAGTTCTTACAAAAGCTGCACTGA